One Etheostoma cragini isolate CJK2018 chromosome 6, CSU_Ecrag_1.0, whole genome shotgun sequence DNA window includes the following coding sequences:
- the stmn1b gene encoding stathmin 1b: METCGDIQVKELNKRTSGQAFEVILSPSTPDTKGEFPLTPLKKKETSLDEIKRKLEAAEERRKSYEAEVLKHLAEKREHEKEVIQKAIEEECNFSKLAKEKLIQKMEANKENRTARMAALNEKFKEKDKKLEEVRKNKETMKEVAN; the protein is encoded by the exons ATGGAAACCTGTGGAG ACATCCAAGTGAAGGAGCTGAACAAGCGTACTTCCGGTCAAGCATTTGAGGTCATCCTGAGCCCCTCAACCCCAGATACCAAGGGTGAATTTCCATTAACCCCTCttaagaaaaaggaaacatcaCTGGATGAGATTAAAAGGAAACTGGAAGCGGCAGAAGAGAGACGCAAG agcTACGAGGCTGAGGTGCTGAAACACTTAGCTGAGAAACGAGAGCACGAGAAGGAAGTCATCCAGAAGGCCATAGAAGAAGAATGCAACTTTAGCAAGCTGGCAAAAGAGAAACTCATTCAAAAGATGGAGGCAAATAAAGAGAACCGCACCGCAAGGATGGCCGCTCTCAATGAGAAATTCAAGGAGAAG GACAAGAAGCtcgaggaagtgaggaagaacAAGGAGACAATGAAAGAAGTGGCAAATTAA
- the serinc2l gene encoding serine incorporator 1 produces the protein MGACLALCSLASCASCLCGSAPCLLCGCCPSSNNSTITRLVFSFFLLLGTLVSVIMILPGMETQLRKIPGFCQGGSAIPGYENQVNCDVIVGYKSVYRMCFAMTCFFFLFFAIMIRVRSSKDPRAAIQNGFWFFKFLILIGITVGAFFIPDGTFNTVWFYFGVVGSFIFILIQLILLIDFAHSWNKVWVGNAENGDNKCWFAGLLSFTVLHYALAITAVVLFYVYYTQPDDCTTHKVFISLNLILCIIISVVSILPKIQEAQPYSGLLQASLISLYTMYVTWSAMTNNPNRKCNPSLLSLVSNVSTTEPSADGTPGQVQWWDAQGIVGLIIFLFCTLYASIRSSSNTQVNKLMQTEEGGGSGGEGVVGEDGIRRAVDNEEEKVSYSYSFFHFHLCLASLYIMMTLTNWYQPDTTTQAMQSCMPAVWVKMTSSWLGLGLYLWTLIAPLIFPDRDFN, from the exons atGGGGGCTTGTCTGGCATTGTGCTCTTTAGCCAGCTGT GCCTCCTGTCTGTGTGGCTCAGCACCATGCCTTCTGTGTGGCTGCTGTCCCTCCTCCAATAACTCCACCATCACACGGCTggttttctccttctttttgcTGCTGGGGACACTGGTGTCTGTCATCATGATCCTTCCTGGGATGGAGACACAACTCCGTAAA ATCCCCGGATTTTGCCAAGGAGGAAGTGCTATACCTGGTTACGAAAACCAGGTTAATTGTGATGTCATTGTGGGCTACAAGTCTGTGTACCGCATGTGCTTCGCCATGACTTGcttcttctttctgttctttGCCATCATGATTCGTGTACGTAGCAGCAAAGACCCTCGTGCAGCTATTCAAAATGG GTTCTGGTTCTTTAAATTTCTGATCCTGATTGGGATTACAGTGGGAGCTTTCTTCATTCCTGATGGCACCTTTAATACCG TGTGGTTTTACTTTGGAGTGGTGGGATCCTTCATCTTCATCCTAATCCAACTTATTCTTCTCATCGACTTTGCCCATTCCTGGAACAAGGTGTGGGTAGGAAATGCTGAAAATGGTGACAACAAATGCTGGTTTGCAG GCCTGCTGTCTTTCACCGTCCTCCACTATGCTCTGGCTATCACTGCTGTGGTGCTTTTCTATGTTTACTACACACAGCCTGATGACTGCACAACGCACAAGGTCTTCATCAGCCTTAACCTTATCTTGTGCATTATCATCTCTGTTGTCTCCATCCTGCCCAAGATACAG GAAGCTCAGCCATACTCTGGTTTGCTCCAGGCTTCACTCATCTCCCTCTACACCATGTATGTCACTTGGTCTGCAATGACCAACAATCCAA ATCGCAAGTGTAACCCCAGCCTGTTGAGTCTCGTGTCAAACGTCAGCACCACTGAACCATCTGCTGACGGCACTCCAGGACAGGTGCAGTGGTGGGACGCTCAGGGCATTGTTGGTTTGATCATTTTCCTCTTCTGCACTCTCTATGCCAG TATCCGTTCGTCCAGTAACACCCAGGTAAACAAGCTGATGCAGACAGAGGAGGGCGGAGGTTCAGGTGGAGAGGGTGTGGTGGGAGAGGACGGCATACGCAGAGCCGTGGACAATGAGGAGGAGAAAGTCTCTTACAGCTACTCCTTTTTCCACTTCCACCTCTGTCTGGCCTCTCTGTACATCATGATGACTCTTACCAACTGGTACCA ACCAGATACCACTACCCAGGCCATGCAGAGCTGTATGCCAGCTGTGTGGGTGAAGATGACCTCCAGCTGGCTGGGCCTGGGGCTCTACCTCTGGACCCTCATCGCCCCTCTCATCTTCCCTGACAGGGATTTCAACTGA